The following is a genomic window from Sphingorhabdus sp. Alg231-15.
CGCCACCGACGCCTCCGGCTACTTCATCCAGTTCTTGTTCGTTCAGTTCTTCTTTTTTTGTACGGTCTGTCATCGCGAAAATCCTTGTCGCTTGTTGTGTTTGCAGACCCTTTATTGATCAAGTTACCACAAACGCCTGTGTTGCGTCTCACAGCCGCGATTAATTTCTGATCATCGATGTCGTATTTTTCCTAACATATTGAAATTGTTATAGGATAAAATCGCCAATCAGCAAAAATTTGGATGGACGCAGCGCGTCCATCATTCAAAGCCGCCGCCTAGTGCGAGGTGCAAATCGACTCGGTTGAACAATCGGTCGCGGCGTGTAGACAGATACGCACTACGGGCGTTGAGAGCGCGTTGCTGTGTTTCCAGCACATTAAAAAACGGTTCAATCCCAGCGCGATATCTTTTGGTAGAAATATCAAGCGATTGCTCCGCCGCATCCGCCGCCACCAGGAATGCCGCCTCCCGCGCCGCCAGATTGCTATCTATCGCCAGTGCGGTTTCCACTTCAAACAAAGCCTGTAGCGCAACCTCTGCATAGCGTTCCAAGGCTTCATCTTGTTCACCCTCACGCTGATCCACTTGCGCGCGTAAACGCCCGCCTTGGAAAATCGGTTGCAACAATTGTCCGGCAATCGACCATATGAAAAAGCCGCCATCAAACAGATTGGCAAAGCTACCCGCCGATGTTCCCGCTGAGCCACTAAGAGAAAGACTGGGCAGGAATGACCGCTTCGCCGCATCCAACCGGTAACCGGCCGCCGCAAGCTGCAAATCCGCCGCCACAACATCTGGTCGCCGCGAGAGTAGTTCAGACGGCAGGCCGGTTACCGGGACCGGTGGCAGTGCGGGTAAGGCATCAGCTAGCTCAATCTGGCCATCGGGATAATCGCGCAGGATAATCTCCAGCTGCCGGACCAAGCGCTTATAGTCCTCCTGCCGCGCCTCCAGCCCACCGCGCGCGGTCTGCTGGTCGGTGATGACCAGGGTTTTTGAACTGAGCGGCGATATCCCGGCTTCAACACGCAGATTGAGCTGACGAGTCAGCTCGCCATAGGTTTCGAGCACCCGGCTCGAGAGCGCAATCTGCTGTTCTGCCTCAATCACCGCGAAATAGGTTCGCACGGTTTGTGCCGCCACCGCTTGCTGCACGGCACGCAGATTTGCAGCAGTGGCCAGAAAGTCCGCACGGTCGGCCGCATTGAGAGAAGATAAGCGCTCCCAAAGATCCGTCTCCCAACCGACGTTGACTGACAGGTCCAGCGTATGGAGTATCCCTGTGTTGCCCGCACCGCCACGACCAACGGCGCCTAGTCCCGCACTGACCTGTGGAAGCAAATCCGCCCGTGAAATCCGCGCCTGCGCCCGCGCTTGCTCCAGCCGCGCCATGGATTGACCGATAGAAGGATTTTGCAAGACCCCTTCTTCCACCAGGGTCGTTAAACGGAGATCACCGAAACTTTTCCACCAGCGCGTGTCAATCGCCCCGGACTGGTTGGATCCCACGAATTGTGAGGGAATATCGCGAGCCACATCGGAGACAGGTTTGGGAGCAGCCGCACAGGCCGAAACCAAAACCATTGCAATCGCACTGGGTATTACCCGAAATTTAGCGCGCATAACGGCGCATCTCCCACCAAGCACCGCGACCTCTATATTAGTTCATAATCATCCACACCAGATGTGCCAGTTCAATCTTTAAATGCGGGTTAACCGTGGCGTCAGCTATAGGGATTAGGCAGTCATGACCACTTTAAACACGAAATCGGGCATTGAAATCAAAAATCTGCGGGATAGAGTCGTTTCGTTCCTATATTTTCGGTATTGCTATCTTCATAGTGCTTTCGGTCGACAAAGCGAAATACGCAGTTGTGATATGCCTCACCTACGGATTCGCCAATATACTGCAATGAAGCGACCGTAGGCGATCACAATATCCAGGAGAACGACAATGGTTGACAAAAAGGGACCACAAGAGTTGGAAGATCATGAGCTTGATCAAGTAATCGGCGCAGGTGACAAAGTACCTTATCCTAACACCAGTGACAGTGGTGGAGATGTCAAGGTCTCTGGGAAATCAAAAACTACAGTTGAAGGCGACGGTCCGAGTAGTGGATCTGGTGTAGCAAAAGGTGGGTCAAAATCGTCGGGAGGTTCCTCCACTTCATCTGGTACAGTGACGGTAGCGAACAATCCGACCACCCGCTATTAGCATGTAATCACTCACTGAGGCTCAATATTGCCCCGCACTAAGACGTTTTGGAGTAGATCGATCAGATAGAAAAAATATGTTGGGTCACACTCAAAAAAGTTCATTCAGAAAAGACTTATAGTACTAATTTTTGCGTTTATTGAGCGTCCGCGATCGGGATAAAGCGGTCTCCATTGGAATGTCCGATATTAGGGCGCTTATCGGACCGATATCTTCTGCATTCCTAACGTCCGCTTTTGCGCCCTAAGCGGACACTAGCGTTGTGGCCGCAATATCCCGAAAGCGGACATTAGCTAGAGCTCGGCGAAACTGATCGAAATCGATCTATTGCTGCCATCGCTTCTTCCAAGGTTCTATCTGTCGCGGTTAAAGACAGCGCGATATCTCCACCAGCCAGTCTTTGATTGGCTTTGGCTAACCAAGCTAACAAACCTTGACTTGGAAACATCTCGGGGTTCTGGAGGTGAAGAATGATAAACCGTTGCCTCTGATAGCTCCACTCAGTTATATCGCTAATTTCCGCCCATGGGATCATTTGGTCGGACCACTTTTTCCAACGGACACCTGTGGGACTGATCCGCAACTGCTCGCTTTCATCGAACAGATTCTTTATCCAGGTCACTGTGGAAAAACCGAAAAATACTATGCAGAACCAGCCTATTCCGTTTATCAAAACAGGTGAATAACGGGTCGACCCTGGAATAGCGCCGAAAGCGCCAATCATCCACATACCAGTAACAACGAAAGCAACCGAAGCCATACTCAGTAAAATGGTTCGTGAGCGAGAAGCGTGTGCTACAAAATCATCCATTGGCCATCTCTATCTTCTTCTAAATGGGTGTTTTTCCAAAATCAGGAAAATAGTCACGCCAATAGTCGTCTATTGACGATCTTTGCGAATATGGATTGCGAGCGCTGGCTCCGCCATCCCCAGTTCATGGGATAGGTGATATCCGATCGACAAAATCTGTTTTTCTAGTGTCCGCTTTTGCGCCCATAGCGGACACTAGCGTTGCGGCAGCTTTATCCCGAAAGCGGACATTAGAATCTTGGCAGATGTACCAATAGGGCTTTCAATATTTTCAATATCGTTCGAAATCCGATGTGACCGAATGCATCGGGTCGGATTTCAAAAGTTGCTGAAATCCGGTTGCCGTGAACGTTATAATTCCAACAATCAGTTCAATTTTAAAGTGATACAACTTCATTTTTTTATTTGGAGTAAGGCTTTCATTCTCAATCTCTACACTGACCAAATCGATGCCTTGAAAGTTTTGGAAGTCCAAGCCGATATTGAGAGCATTTACATTTTCGAATACCAGTTCGGCTTCAGCAATAAGATACCCCTTCGTGCCATGTGCCAACGGCGACTCCAAGATATAGTCTATGTCAAACTTCATTGATCCATGTTTGTTTGGGAAGGCCAAACCGTAGGTGCGGCACTGACTCCATCCAAGTTCACCGATGTCGGCTTGGGTCCATTTTTTGCCTTTTTTATATCCGCTCAAACTTGATCACTCACTTTATCTATTAAACAAGTTTGCTGTTAACATGGATGGCTGATCTCTTTTGCGTTTTCAGACACTAGCACATGCCAACTCTATTTCTGCAACATCCCGAAAGCGGACATTAGTGCCCACTCGATGGAACGACTGATTCTGGAGGTGAAAGCGGGCATGCTAATAAAGCCAGTCCACCTCATCTCAACCGGCGCGGATAATGCTCTGTTGGGGTTGCTGATCGGCTATGATCTTAGAGCCTCGAAAGAGTGGTTCCTTCATGTAAGAGGAATCCACTCGCTCATTCTTAGGTCTTCTTGGCTGGCATGAGCGCGTCTTTGAAGTCGCCTTCATACAGTTCAATCAGAGCACGATCATCGTGGTCCCAAGGGTGAAAACCAGGCTTAAAAAAGGAAAGCCAAGCCGGGAAAGCCCGGCGCATCATTCCAGGGCTAAGGGTCAGGTACTTAAACAGGCCCCAACGTGCCTTCCAACCGGTCACGCCATCCTGAGCAAGTAGATCCAGCGCATCGCGCCAGCGATTGCGGAAGAACCGCACAGTTACTGTGAGCATAATAAGACTGCGCAGTTTCCAGCGTCGCCATTTTGACCAATGGCGCGTTGCATGGTTCCAAGTGTCAAAGGCCACGCCCTTGTGCTCGACCTCCTCAACCGCGTGCCAACGCCACATGGCTCGCACCTCTGGGTCAGCCTTTTCGAAATGTTTGGGGTTGGCAAGAAACTCATTTGCCATGATCGCAGTGTAGTGTTCTAGCGCCATAGTCGCGGCCAGATTGACGATAGGGGGATGATCCTTGATCAAACCCAGCATCTTGCGCACCCGTTCATCAATCGTCTCAATGTCATAGCCAGCGTCTTCGGCGAGCTTGTTGAATGCGATATGCTCGCGAGTATGGTTGATTTCCTGCCGAACAAACGCACGGATCTCCGCCTCAAGCTTAGGGGGAGCGCCCTCGCGGTGAGCCTTTACAGCTTCAATGAAGAATGCCTCGCCGCGCGGAAAAGTGGCTGAAAGCACGTTGTACCATGCCGTTCCATAAGGATCGCCTGCCCACCACCGTTTGGGGGTCTTTGCCCTATTGAACCGCTCGTCACGGATCTTGATGTCGAGGTCTCGTGGTGTGTTCCTGCTGCGGGCTACGGCGTTTCGTTCAGCTATCGTGGGAGTATTCATCGATTGGTTTCCATTCGAATGTTTCAATCAAACTTTGATCACAGAATTGAGGCTGGCGGTTAGACCGCAACTCGCCTTGGCTTGCTCCAATCTAAGCTGGGGCCAGCAATGCCCGGGTCGCAGTGTTGAGGACGCCTGTGCCATTAAGATATTGACCGCCATCTGCGATCAACGTGGTGCCCGTCACATAGCTGGCGAGTGGCGAAGCAAGGTAGGCCGCCGCGGCACCAATATCTTCAAAAGTGCCGAAACGCCCAGCGGGGATTGTGTCGAGCAATTGCGTTTTGAGGCTGGGATTAGCGAGGAGGCTGGCCACCCCCTTGGTTCCCTCGACCGGGCCCGGAACGATGCAGTTTGCCCTGATGTTTGCCCGGCCCCACTCAAGCGCGAGTTGCCGCATGAGCTGATCAACGCCGGCCTTGGCAGCGCCCGCATGCGCCTGAAACTCAAACGGCATGAATGCCTGCGCTGCGGAAATGAAGATGATGGAACCTGAGGTCTCAGCAAGCTGAGCATGCGCTGCCTTAGCGGCATGAAAGGAGCCGATAAGGTTAATATCGACTACGGTCTTAAAGGCGTTGGAGGACATGGCTTCTGCTGCGCACAGGAAGTTGCCTGCCGCCCCCGCAACCACGACATCGCAAGGTCCCAAAGCCTCCACCGTCCCAGATAAGAAAGCCTCGACAGCGGCAAGATCGCGGACGTCCGCTGAATTCGCTACGACTTTTGCGCCCAGCGCTTCGATTTCAGCGCGCGCTGCGTCCAGCTTCTCCTGCGTGCGGCCGCAGATTGCGATATTCGCGCCAAGGCTCGCAAATGTCTTAGCAATGCCAAGATTGATGCCTGAACCCCCGCCGGTCACTGCGACTGTTTTGCCTTTGAAGAGTGTCGGAGAGAAAACGTCCGTGATGGTCATGTGGGATCCCCATTTTGCAAGTGTGTATTAAGGTTCAGAGCGCTGAGGCCTGATACGGTTTGTTCGGTAAACTCGGCAAACTCGCCAGCGCTTAGGCCGCGCACCATTATGTCAATCGAACGCGGCGCACCAGGCGCGCTTTCGTGGGCGTTGATATGGAGTTCTGCATATTCCGGGAGCCTGTTGCGCAGCAACTCCCGCGCGGCCGTTGCCGCTGCCAACAAGCGAAGGGTCGGTTTGTAAATCTTGCCAATCGTGGTGAGCGGCATGGTCTCCACAATCTCAATCCGAGATGGTGCTGCTGGGCGCTCCGAAACCTCATTGCGAGCAAATTCTTCTAGCTCTTCAACGGTGGCGGATTGGCCGGGGTTTAGGGTCACATAGGCGATGGGGACTTCGCCCGCGTATGTGTCGGGCTGACCAACCGCGGCGACCATGTTGACGGCCGAGTGGGCGGCCAACGCTTCTTCGATCAGGCGCGGATCAATATTGTGCCCTGAGCGGATGATGAGGTCTTTGGCGCGACCCTGAAGCCAGACATAACCGTCGTCATCGCGCCAGCCCAGATCGCCGGTGTCGAGCCAGCCATCTGCATCAACGCGCTCTTCGCCTTCGGCAATGCCTGCCGAGTTCACAAAGGTGGTCGTGGCCACGACATTGGGGCCGCGCAGAAGGATCTTGCCGACACTGCCCGGTGCAACATCGCGGTGCGGGCCTTCGTCTTCATTTTCGACGATGCGCCCTTCCTGATAGGGGACGAACGGTCCAACAGAGCCAGCGCGCTTTTCCCCGCCAGCAGGGTTGCGCGCGCAAAAGGTCGAGGCCTCTGTCATGCCGTAGGTTTCAACGATTTCTGTATCGACAATCGAGGTGATTGCTTCGATCAGTGCGGGCGACAGGGGAGCAGCCCCGCTCACGATCTGGCGCAAGGACGAAACATCGCTAGTGATGGGAATGTCTTTGAGCACGCTCAGCACGGTTGGAACAACCGCAGCGCTGGTCACGTGATGGGCCTCAATGATCTTCCAAAAATCGCCGAGCATGAACGGATTGCGGAAGCCTGATGGTCCGCAAAGCAGGATTGTCGCCCCGCTTGCCAGCGATATCAGCGGCGTCGCGATCCCTGCAATCACATGGTATGATGGCAAGCCGGCAAGCGACACATCACCAGCGCGGTACCCGCTACCCAGCAGCCCCATACAGGTTGTCGCCAGCTGATTGGCGTGGGTCATCGTAAGCAGCTTGGGCGCAGATGTGGTGCCGCCAGTGTGAAAGATACCGGCAATGTCAGTGGACACTGGCGGTTCAATATTGACCAGACGTTCTGCCTCACAGCCTTCGATGAAGTCGCGATACAGCTGAGCGCCTTCTTCTTCGGCATCCAGAGTTACGATGGTGACCGGCTCTGGCAGAGACTGCGCCACCTCGACGGCCTTGGCGTAAATATCGGGGTCCGCTTTGGAGCTGACCGTAATGATCGCTTTGACCCGGGCCGCAGTCATAATATTCGTGATATGGCTTGCAGAGAGTAGCGGGTTAACCAGGTTAGCTCGGCCAACAGTGCTTGCCGCGAGCATGCAGACATAGGTTTCAGGCAGGTTCGGCACCAGAAATCCGACCGCATGATCCCGCGTTACACCTAGGCTCGCAAACGCGTTGGCTGTACGGATCACTTGCCTTTTGGTTTCCACAAAACTCAGCTTCACAGGCTCGTCATTTGCTAGCCCGTGTGCGAGGAACGATATGTAAACGGCATCGCCCCAAGTCTCCGCCGCGCTGCAAACCAATTCGTAGATCGATTGCTCGGATATACGCTCACCAATCGGAACGCTTTCATAGCGCTCTATATCTTTGATCGTGGTGAGCGCTGCCTTGTCTTGCGCTGACATTTGCGTGAGCGACAATGCCATCTCAAAAGCCCCGCAATGTCGCGAAAGATTCGGCCGGCTCGCGGTCAGTGACGAGCGTATTTATTGGCGCATCGGGATCAGGATATCCCAGAGCCATCCCACAATAGAGCATATGTGCATCGGGCATCTCGAGGAAACTCGCGGCCGTCTTGTACATAACGGACCAGGCCTCCTGAGCACAGGTCGCAAGGCCGTGCTCTTGCGCCAACAGCATGAAGGTTTGCATGAACATGCCCAGATGGGCCCATTGCGGCTGATTGAAGCTGCGATCAATGGAGAAGAACAGGCCAACAGGCGCGCCAAAGAACTCAAAGTTCTGCGCGAATTGCATCATCCGCCCCATCTTGTTTTCGCGCTCCACACCGATAGTCGCGTACATATCCTCGCCGCATTTGAAGCGGCGCGATTTATAGGTCTGGCCCATATCATCGGGGTAGAGCTGATATTCACTGCCTTCACCGCGCGGATTGACCGCTAGCGACCGCTTAACTTCCCCCAAGAACGTTTGAAGTTCCTCGCCCGCGAGAGCATGCACATGCCAGGGTTGCAGATTGCTTCCGGAAGGACTGCGGCCAGCTGCCTCCAACAGCGAGACCAGCACAGATTTGTCTACCGCCTTGTTGAGGAATGCCCGGGTCGAACGCCGTTCGCGCACGATGTCACTGAGAGTTTTCATTGCTTTCATCCATCAAGATTGAGTTCATATAGCATCTATTAAATGGATGGATTGATTTAGAAAGGGATATAATCTATCCGTCAAATGCATGCATAGCGATCGCCTTATCCTCGCCGAAACTCTGGTTGTGGTTCTGGAAACCGGCAGCTTCACCGATGCTGCAAAAAAGCTTGATGTTAGCCAGTCTACCGTCAGCCGCAGGATCGCCGCATTGGAGGATCAATTGGGTGGCACTGCGTTGTTTCGCCGCGGCACGCGCTGGATCAGCCCAACAGCCGAAGCGGAAAGCTACGTTCGCGATGTTCGCAATATTATCGGACAACTGGATGCAGCAGAGGCAAAGATCCACGACCGGGAGCTTGTGCCTAAGGGTCTGCTAAGAGTGTCGCTGCCACCTGCGATTGGGCGCGCAAAGCTGCTGGCACCCTTGGCGCAGCTGACACTTCGCTATCCAGGGTTGGAAATGAAGATCGACTTGTCGGAAGAATATGTGGATTTGCGAGAGAACACCGTTGATTTGGCAGTGCGCATTCATCCGCTTGAACAAACGGGAATTGTGGTTGAGAAAATCGGTGAGAGCCGGATTGGTACGTATGCCGCTGAAGAATACCTCTCATCTGCGCCAGCGCTCAGTTCACATTCGGACATAGCAGCTCACAAAGTCATCGGTTTAACCTCCCTTTTTGAAGGTGACCTACAAAACCTGTCTCGCATGCGCCGAAAGGCTTATTCTGAAATTCGCCCTACTATCCTTGTGAATGACCTAGATGCTATCAGGCTCATGCTAGCCAAGGGCCTTGGTGTTGGGTTCCTTCCGTATCATCTAGTCGAAGAAGATCTTAAAGCGGGGCGCCTTGTTGAATGCAGCGTTAGCCTCCCAATCGATGCAATCGAATTGTTTGCGCTTTTCCCGCACGGTTTACGCAGCTCCCCCCGGGTGGCAATGGCACTTGAGGTCTTGCGAAATGCAGTCTCTAGTTGAGATCGATCCATAGCAACTATGGGTAACTTTCCTAAAGCCAAGCCGGCTTTGGTCGGAACCCCGAATAGCTGAGAAGCGATCGGTGCGTCCGCAATTGGGTCGAGAGTGGACGGTCGGCTATCGGTTTCCTAATGTCCGCTTTTGCGCCCTAAGCAGACACTAGCCTTATGACCGCATTATCCCGAAAGCGGACATTAGAAATCACCATTCACCGCTGCGGAAGTCATTGTCTCGATAATCTGAAATCTTGGCTTCAGCAATTTCGATGTCTTTGATTGTTAGCTGCTTTTCCAACACACCGATGTTTTGGTCTGCTTCAGAATATCCGAGCATCTTTGCGACTCTAAACAAGACATATGCTCGAACAGGGTCTTTTTCGACACCTCGCCCGAACAAATAAGCTGTGCCAAGGTTATAGTAACCTAATGGAAACCGATTGGATGCAGAAGCTTGATAACATGCCAACGCGCTATCAAAGTTTACATCAACCCCGAGTCCTTTAGTAAAGATGTTACCCAAATTGGATTGGGCATTGGGATGGCCATTTTCCGAGGCCATGGTAAAGTATTCTCGTGCAAGTGTGTAGTCCAGTTCAAGACCGTCGTGCTTAGTGTAGTACATCAACCCTAGGTTGAACTGGGCGGTTTTCAGCCCTCCTTCGGCGGCTTCACGAAAAAGCTCCGCCGCTTTGAGATTATTTTTGGTGACGCCCTAGCCTAGCAAGTAGGCTATTCCCAAGTTTTGAACTGCGGTAAGGTTGCCTTGAGTTGCTGCAAGTTCTGACCACTGGCGTGCTACATCCAAGTCCGCTTCAACGCCATCACCGCGTTGATACATCGCCCCTATGTTTGCTTGTGCTCTATCATGCCCTTGATCAGCTGATTTTTTGTACCAGAACAAAGCCTTCCGATAATCTAATTTGACACCTTCGCCAAATTCATAGGCTTCCCCTAACAATGATTGAGCTTCAGCTTGCCCGAAAACAGCTCTTATTCGATTAATCCAAATGGAAAATGGCAGAATGACAGAACTTGTTTTCATTCAATAGTGAGTAATTTGTCCAACTAGCAATATCAACAAGATGACAATAAAATTTGATTATTGAGGTTTTCCTAGCGTCAGCTTTTGCGCCCAAAGCGGACACTAGAGCTCAACACTCTCCGCCAGCGCTAAGGCATCCTCAACTTCTACGCCGAGGTATTTAACTGTGCTATCGATCTTTGAATGACCGAGAAGTAGCTGCACGGCTCTTAGGTTTCCAGTCTTTCGATATATCAGGGTGGCTTTGGTCCGCCTCAGTGAATGAGTGGCGTAAGCTGATCGCGGAAGACTTATCGATGCAAACCACTTCGCTGCAATTCTGGAATATTGCCGCGTCGAAAGATGGTGCGATTTATCCATACGAGAAGGAAACAGCCAATCAAATGGGGACAGATCGGAATGGCCGCACCAAAGCTTGAGTGCGCTTCGCGTTTGTTTGGTAATTTCAAACTGAACTGCATTGCCGGTTTTGCGCTGAATGATTTTGGCCCGGCTTTGAAACTCATCGCCGGTGCGAATGTCGCTAACTTTTAAACCGACAAGATCACATCCTCGAAGCTTGCTATCAATCGCTAGATTAAACAAAGCCAGATCCCGCTTCCGACCCGCAAGTTCCAGACGGACTCTGATCGCCCAAACTTCTTGCTGTTTAAGCGGAGCCTTCTGGCCGATCAGCTTTCCTTTGTTCCATGGATATTGCTTTTGAGTGTCAGTAGTTTGATTATGCATTTTGATCTCCTCATCGAGAAGGTCAAAGCCTGTAGAAAGCTAATAATTGGTTTTTGGAACTGCTGGCTAGTGTCCGCTTTGGGCGCAAAAGCGGACACTAGCTATTGACGTTGATAGGTGGCTGAAGAGCAAGCAAATGGCAGGTCGCCTATAATAGCTCAAATGTTTGTTTAAGTGCCCAATTTTGATATGTGAGCACTATATGAGCAAAAATGATGGAAAGCCGTTCGAAAAACTCACCGCAAGGGTATTTGAGATTCTCACCGCCAAGGATGGAGCGATCGTACAGCGAGACGTTAAGCTAAACGGAGCAGATGGCCCAAGACAGATCGATGTTCTCGTACGTTCACAAATAGGCGACATTGATATTGTCACAATAATTGAGTGTCGTGACCATAGTAGGAAGCTGGACATAGGACATGTGGATGCTCTGCATTCAAAGATGCAAG
Proteins encoded in this region:
- a CDS encoding metal-dependent hydrolase, with the translated sequence MNTPTIAERNAVARSRNTPRDLDIKIRDERFNRAKTPKRWWAGDPYGTAWYNVLSATFPRGEAFFIEAVKAHREGAPPKLEAEIRAFVRQEINHTREHIAFNKLAEDAGYDIETIDERVRKMLGLIKDHPPIVNLAATMALEHYTAIMANEFLANPKHFEKADPEVRAMWRWHAVEEVEHKGVAFDTWNHATRHWSKWRRWKLRSLIMLTVTVRFFRNRWRDALDLLAQDGVTGWKARWGLFKYLTLSPGMMRRAFPAWLSFFKPGFHPWDHDDRALIELYEGDFKDALMPAKKT
- a CDS encoding AMP-binding protein, translating into MALSLTQMSAQDKAALTTIKDIERYESVPIGERISEQSIYELVCSAAETWGDAVYISFLAHGLANDEPVKLSFVETKRQVIRTANAFASLGVTRDHAVGFLVPNLPETYVCMLAASTVGRANLVNPLLSASHITNIMTAARVKAIITVSSKADPDIYAKAVEVAQSLPEPVTIVTLDAEEEGAQLYRDFIEGCEAERLVNIEPPVSTDIAGIFHTGGTTSAPKLLTMTHANQLATTCMGLLGSGYRAGDVSLAGLPSYHVIAGIATPLISLASGATILLCGPSGFRNPFMLGDFWKIIEAHHVTSAAVVPTVLSVLKDIPITSDVSSLRQIVSGAAPLSPALIEAITSIVDTEIVETYGMTEASTFCARNPAGGEKRAGSVGPFVPYQEGRIVENEDEGPHRDVAPGSVGKILLRGPNVVATTTFVNSAGIAEGEERVDADGWLDTGDLGWRDDDGYVWLQGRAKDLIIRSGHNIDPRLIEEALAAHSAVNMVAAVGQPDTYAGEVPIAYVTLNPGQSATVEELEEFARNEVSERPAAPSRIEIVETMPLTTIGKIYKPTLRLLAAATAARELLRNRLPEYAELHINAHESAPGAPRSIDIMVRGLSAGEFAEFTEQTVSGLSALNLNTHLQNGDPT
- a CDS encoding LysR substrate-binding domain-containing protein; translated protein: MHSDRLILAETLVVVLETGSFTDAAKKLDVSQSTVSRRIAALEDQLGGTALFRRGTRWISPTAEAESYVRDVRNIIGQLDAAEAKIHDRELVPKGLLRVSLPPAIGRAKLLAPLAQLTLRYPGLEMKIDLSEEYVDLRENTVDLAVRIHPLEQTGIVVEKIGESRIGTYAAEEYLSSAPALSSHSDIAAHKVIGLTSLFEGDLQNLSRMRRKAYSEIRPTILVNDLDAIRLMLAKGLGVGFLPYHLVEEDLKAGRLVECSVSLPIDAIELFALFPHGLRSSPRVAMALEVLRNAVSS
- a CDS encoding STM3941 family protein, with the translated sequence MDDFVAHASRSRTILLSMASVAFVVTGMWMIGAFGAIPGSTRYSPVLINGIGWFCIVFFGFSTVTWIKNLFDESEQLRISPTGVRWKKWSDQMIPWAEISDITEWSYQRQRFIILHLQNPEMFPSQGLLAWLAKANQRLAGGDIALSLTATDRTLEEAMAAIDRFRSVSPSSS
- a CDS encoding tetratricopeptide repeat protein, with translation MKTAQFNLGLMYYTKHDGLELDYTLAREYFTMASENGHPNAQSNLGNIFTKGLGVDVNFDSALACYQASASNRFPLGYYNLGTAYLFGRGVEKDPVRAYVLFRVAKMLGYSEADQNIGVLEKQLTIKDIEIAEAKISDYRDNDFRSGEW
- a CDS encoding nitroreductase family protein, which codes for MKTLSDIVRERRSTRAFLNKAVDKSVLVSLLEAAGRSPSGSNLQPWHVHALAGEELQTFLGEVKRSLAVNPRGEGSEYQLYPDDMGQTYKSRRFKCGEDMYATIGVERENKMGRMMQFAQNFEFFGAPVGLFFSIDRSFNQPQWAHLGMFMQTFMLLAQEHGLATCAQEAWSVMYKTAASFLEMPDAHMLYCGMALGYPDPDAPINTLVTDREPAESFATLRGF
- a CDS encoding SDR family oxidoreductase gives rise to the protein MTITDVFSPTLFKGKTVAVTGGGSGINLGIAKTFASLGANIAICGRTQEKLDAARAEIEALGAKVVANSADVRDLAAVEAFLSGTVEALGPCDVVVAGAAGNFLCAAEAMSSNAFKTVVDINLIGSFHAAKAAHAQLAETSGSIIFISAAQAFMPFEFQAHAGAAKAGVDQLMRQLALEWGRANIRANCIVPGPVEGTKGVASLLANPSLKTQLLDTIPAGRFGTFEDIGAAAAYLASPLASYVTGTTLIADGGQYLNGTGVLNTATRALLAPA
- a CDS encoding tetratricopeptide repeat protein, which gives rise to MKTSSVILPFSIWINRIRAVFGQAEAQSLLGEAYEFGEGVKLDYRKALFWYKKSADQGHDRAQANIGAMYQRGDGVEADLDVARQWSELAATQGNLTAVQNLGIAYLLG
- a CDS encoding tyrosine-type recombinase/integrase, producing the protein MHNQTTDTQKQYPWNKGKLIGQKAPLKQQEVWAIRVRLELAGRKRDLALFNLAIDSKLRGCDLVGLKVSDIRTGDEFQSRAKIIQRKTGNAVQFEITKQTRSALKLWCGHSDLSPFDWLFPSRMDKSHHLSTRQYSRIAAKWFASISLPRSAYATHSLRRTKATLIYRKTGNLRAVQLLLGHSKIDSTVKYLGVEVEDALALAESVEL
- a CDS encoding efflux transporter outer membrane subunit — encoded protein: MRAKFRVIPSAIAMVLVSACAAAPKPVSDVARDIPSQFVGSNQSGAIDTRWWKSFGDLRLTTLVEEGVLQNPSIGQSMARLEQARAQARISRADLLPQVSAGLGAVGRGGAGNTGILHTLDLSVNVGWETDLWERLSSLNAADRADFLATAANLRAVQQAVAAQTVRTYFAVIEAEQQIALSSRVLETYGELTRQLNLRVEAGISPLSSKTLVITDQQTARGGLEARQEDYKRLVRQLEIILRDYPDGQIELADALPALPPVPVTGLPSELLSRRPDVVAADLQLAAAGYRLDAAKRSFLPSLSLSGSAGTSAGSFANLFDGGFFIWSIAGQLLQPIFQGGRLRAQVDQREGEQDEALERYAEVALQALFEVETALAIDSNLAAREAAFLVAADAAEQSLDISTKRYRAGIEPFFNVLETQQRALNARSAYLSTRRDRLFNRVDLHLALGGGFE